From the genome of Cherax quadricarinatus isolate ZL_2023a chromosome 47, ASM3850222v1, whole genome shotgun sequence, one region includes:
- the LOC128696589 gene encoding uro-adherence factor A isoform X2 → MVNRRSLSANTEVKSECSGKTAKEVKSPIKEVEANSRVKANGEEPEISKEKEEKEEKKVVDKGNEEKEKPGTPMDSSKENKEEVVEKTKKADNAEKSKESVQKDEAVEKLEKSEGPNKLENTQETETPEQVETAEKPEVETEEREKSVKIDMVEKIDKTSKTECLEMREESESVEMAEKSECVEMAEKSESVEMAEKSESVEMAEKSECVEMAEKSECVEMAEKSECVEMAEKSESVEMAEKSESVEMAEKSESVEMAEKSESVEMAEKSESVEMAEKSESVEMAEKSESVEMAEKSESVEMAEKSESVEMAEKSESVEMAEKSASVETAGKSASVEETAGKSESIEETAGKSESIEETAGKSESVEETAGKSESVEETAGKSESVEETAGKSESVEETAGKSESVEETAGKSESVEETAGKSESVEETAGKSESVEETAGKSESVEETAGKSESVEETAGKSESVEETAGKSEIVEETAGKSASVEIAGKSESVEIAGKSESVEIAGKSESVEIAGKSESVEMTDMCEDVEMADKSENAEGTDRSENAEATDRPENAEATDRSENAEATDRPENAEATNRSERAKATNKSENVETTDKSQKAETGKVDVPENREKPNAPENTDNTDVQDSDKTEKLEKMDKTNDPEKTDKTEELKKTNVLEESKIMRETDEAEDLEKFGKTDKAESTTGEPRKEEKPKGGVEKVKTEDSEEEKTGVAVEERSRQTKDVSEDKSGSTVEAMETNEDEEKESADSAMTNGHSEETNGVANGDSEKRPAEDSETKEVSPPKKAKIQESETTEPIAEATA, encoded by the exons TGCCAACACAGAAGTTAAAAGTGAATGCTCTGGAAAGACTGCAAAAGAAGTGAAGTCGCCCATAAAGGAAGTAGAAGCAAACTCCAGAGTTAAAGCAAATGGTGAAGAGCCAGAGATATCcaaagaaaaagaggaaaaagaGGAGAAGAAAGTAGTGGACAAGGGAAATGAAGAAAAGGAAAAACCAGGAACTCCAATGGACAGCAGTAAAGAAAACAAAGAGGAGGTAGTAGAAAAAACTAAAAAAGCAGATAATGCAGAAAAGTCAAAAGAATCTGTACAGAAAGATGAAGCTGTAGAAAAGCTAGAGAAGTCTGAAGGCCCAAACAAGCTGGAAAACACACAGGAAACAGAAACTCCAGAACAAGTGGAAACAGCAGAAAAGCCAGAGgtggagacagaagagagagaaaaaagtgtAAAAATAGATATGGTAGAGAAAATAGATAAAACTAGCAAGACTGAATGTCTGGAAATGAGAGAAGAGTCTGAAAGTGTTGAAATGGCAGAAAAATCTGAATGTGTTGAAATGGCAGAGAAGTCTGAAAGTGTTGAAATGGCAGAGAAGTCTGAAAGTGTTGAAATGGCAGAGAAGTCTGAATGTGTTGAAATGGCAGAGAAGTCTGAATGTGTTGAAATGGCAGAGAAGTCTGAATGTGTTGAAATGGCAGAGAAGTCTGAAAGTGTTGAAATGGCAGAAAAGTCTGAAAGTGTTGAAATGGCAGAAAAGTCTGAAAGTGTTGAAATGGCAGAAAAGTCTGAAAGTGTTGAAATGGCAGAAAAGTCTGAAAGTGTTGAAATGGCAGAAAAGTCTGAAAGTGTTGAAATGGCAGAAAAGTCTGAAAGTGTTGAAATGGCAGAAAAGTCTGAAAGTGTTGAAATGGCAGAGAAGTCGGAAAGTGTTGAAATGGCAGAGAAGTCTGAAAGTGTTGAAATGGCAGAGAAGTCTGCAAGTGTTGAAACTGCAGGGAAGTCTGCAAGTGTTGAAGAAACTGCAGGGAAGTCTGAAAGTATTGAAGAAACTGCAGGGAAGTCTGAAAGTATTGAAGAAACTGCAGGGAAGTCTGAAAGTGTTGAAGAAACTGCAGGGAAGTCTGAAAGTGTTGAAGAAACTGCAGGGAAGTCTGAAAGTGTTGAAGAAACTGCAGGGAAGTCTGAAAGTGTTGAAGAAACTGCAGGGAAGTCTGAAAGTGTTGAAGAAACTGCAGGGAAGTCTGAAAGTGTTGAAGAAACTGCAGGGAAGTCTGAAAGTGTTGAAGAAACTGCAGGGAAGTCTGAAAGTGTTGAAGAAACTGCAGGGAAGTCTGAAAGTGTTGAAGAAACTGCAGGGAAGTCTGAAAGTGTTGAAGAAACTGCAGGGAAGTCTGAAAGTGTTGAAGAAACTGCAGGGAAGTCTGAAATTGTTGAAGAAACTGCCGGGAAGTCTGCAAGTGTTGAAATTGCAGGGAAGTCTGAAAGTGTGGAAATTGCAGGGAAGTCTGAAAGTGTTGAAATTGCAGGAAAATCTGAAAGTGTTGAAATTGCAGGGAAGTCTGAAAGTGTTGAAATGACAGATATGTGTGAAGATGTTGAAATGGCAGACAAATCTGAAAATGCTGAAGGGACTGATAGGTCTGAAAATGCTGAAGCAACTGATAGGCCTGAAAATGCTGAAGCAACCGATAGGTCTGAAAATGCTGAAGCAACTGATAGGCCTGAAAATGCTGAAGCAACCAATAGGTCTGAAAGGGCTAAAGCTACCAATAAGTCTGAAAATGTTGAGACCACAGATAAATCTCAGAAGGCAGAGACTGGAAAAGTAGATGTCCCGGAGAACAGAGAAAAGCCAAATGCGCCAGAAAATACAGACAACACAGATGTACAGGACAGTGACAAAACAGAAAAGCTAGAAAAAATGGATAAGACAAATGATCCGGAAAAGACAGACAAAACAGAAGAACTAAAGAAAACTAACGTGTTAGAAGAGTCAAAAATAATGAGAGAGACGGATGAGGCAGAAGATTTGGAAAAATTCGGAAAGACTGACAAGGCAGAGTCCACAACAGGGGAGCCAAGAAAGGAAGAGAAGCCAAAAGGGGGTGTGGAGAAAGTAAAGACAGAAGACTCGGAGGAAGAAAAAACTGGTGTAGCTGTAGAAGAAAGAAGCAGGCAAACTAAAGATGTATCAGAGGACAAAAGCGGATCTACAGTGGAAGCAATGGAGACAAATGAAGATGAAGAGAAG GAAAGTGCCGACTCAGCAATGACGAATGGACATAGTGAAGAGACGAATGGTGTTGCTAATGGTGATTCTG
- the LOC128696589 gene encoding uro-adherence factor A isoform X1, which produces MADTATEVVANTEVKSECSGKTAKEVKSPIKEVEANSRVKANGEEPEISKEKEEKEEKKVVDKGNEEKEKPGTPMDSSKENKEEVVEKTKKADNAEKSKESVQKDEAVEKLEKSEGPNKLENTQETETPEQVETAEKPEVETEEREKSVKIDMVEKIDKTSKTECLEMREESESVEMAEKSECVEMAEKSESVEMAEKSESVEMAEKSECVEMAEKSECVEMAEKSECVEMAEKSESVEMAEKSESVEMAEKSESVEMAEKSESVEMAEKSESVEMAEKSESVEMAEKSESVEMAEKSESVEMAEKSESVEMAEKSESVEMAEKSASVETAGKSASVEETAGKSESIEETAGKSESIEETAGKSESVEETAGKSESVEETAGKSESVEETAGKSESVEETAGKSESVEETAGKSESVEETAGKSESVEETAGKSESVEETAGKSESVEETAGKSESVEETAGKSESVEETAGKSEIVEETAGKSASVEIAGKSESVEIAGKSESVEIAGKSESVEIAGKSESVEMTDMCEDVEMADKSENAEGTDRSENAEATDRPENAEATDRSENAEATDRPENAEATNRSERAKATNKSENVETTDKSQKAETGKVDVPENREKPNAPENTDNTDVQDSDKTEKLEKMDKTNDPEKTDKTEELKKTNVLEESKIMRETDEAEDLEKFGKTDKAESTTGEPRKEEKPKGGVEKVKTEDSEEEKTGVAVEERSRQTKDVSEDKSGSTVEAMETNEDEEKESADSAMTNGHSEETNGVANGDSEKRPAEDSETKEVSPPKKAKIQESETTEPIAEATA; this is translated from the exons TGCCAACACAGAAGTTAAAAGTGAATGCTCTGGAAAGACTGCAAAAGAAGTGAAGTCGCCCATAAAGGAAGTAGAAGCAAACTCCAGAGTTAAAGCAAATGGTGAAGAGCCAGAGATATCcaaagaaaaagaggaaaaagaGGAGAAGAAAGTAGTGGACAAGGGAAATGAAGAAAAGGAAAAACCAGGAACTCCAATGGACAGCAGTAAAGAAAACAAAGAGGAGGTAGTAGAAAAAACTAAAAAAGCAGATAATGCAGAAAAGTCAAAAGAATCTGTACAGAAAGATGAAGCTGTAGAAAAGCTAGAGAAGTCTGAAGGCCCAAACAAGCTGGAAAACACACAGGAAACAGAAACTCCAGAACAAGTGGAAACAGCAGAAAAGCCAGAGgtggagacagaagagagagaaaaaagtgtAAAAATAGATATGGTAGAGAAAATAGATAAAACTAGCAAGACTGAATGTCTGGAAATGAGAGAAGAGTCTGAAAGTGTTGAAATGGCAGAAAAATCTGAATGTGTTGAAATGGCAGAGAAGTCTGAAAGTGTTGAAATGGCAGAGAAGTCTGAAAGTGTTGAAATGGCAGAGAAGTCTGAATGTGTTGAAATGGCAGAGAAGTCTGAATGTGTTGAAATGGCAGAGAAGTCTGAATGTGTTGAAATGGCAGAGAAGTCTGAAAGTGTTGAAATGGCAGAAAAGTCTGAAAGTGTTGAAATGGCAGAAAAGTCTGAAAGTGTTGAAATGGCAGAAAAGTCTGAAAGTGTTGAAATGGCAGAAAAGTCTGAAAGTGTTGAAATGGCAGAAAAGTCTGAAAGTGTTGAAATGGCAGAAAAGTCTGAAAGTGTTGAAATGGCAGAAAAGTCTGAAAGTGTTGAAATGGCAGAGAAGTCGGAAAGTGTTGAAATGGCAGAGAAGTCTGAAAGTGTTGAAATGGCAGAGAAGTCTGCAAGTGTTGAAACTGCAGGGAAGTCTGCAAGTGTTGAAGAAACTGCAGGGAAGTCTGAAAGTATTGAAGAAACTGCAGGGAAGTCTGAAAGTATTGAAGAAACTGCAGGGAAGTCTGAAAGTGTTGAAGAAACTGCAGGGAAGTCTGAAAGTGTTGAAGAAACTGCAGGGAAGTCTGAAAGTGTTGAAGAAACTGCAGGGAAGTCTGAAAGTGTTGAAGAAACTGCAGGGAAGTCTGAAAGTGTTGAAGAAACTGCAGGGAAGTCTGAAAGTGTTGAAGAAACTGCAGGGAAGTCTGAAAGTGTTGAAGAAACTGCAGGGAAGTCTGAAAGTGTTGAAGAAACTGCAGGGAAGTCTGAAAGTGTTGAAGAAACTGCAGGGAAGTCTGAAAGTGTTGAAGAAACTGCAGGGAAGTCTGAAAGTGTTGAAGAAACTGCAGGGAAGTCTGAAATTGTTGAAGAAACTGCCGGGAAGTCTGCAAGTGTTGAAATTGCAGGGAAGTCTGAAAGTGTGGAAATTGCAGGGAAGTCTGAAAGTGTTGAAATTGCAGGAAAATCTGAAAGTGTTGAAATTGCAGGGAAGTCTGAAAGTGTTGAAATGACAGATATGTGTGAAGATGTTGAAATGGCAGACAAATCTGAAAATGCTGAAGGGACTGATAGGTCTGAAAATGCTGAAGCAACTGATAGGCCTGAAAATGCTGAAGCAACCGATAGGTCTGAAAATGCTGAAGCAACTGATAGGCCTGAAAATGCTGAAGCAACCAATAGGTCTGAAAGGGCTAAAGCTACCAATAAGTCTGAAAATGTTGAGACCACAGATAAATCTCAGAAGGCAGAGACTGGAAAAGTAGATGTCCCGGAGAACAGAGAAAAGCCAAATGCGCCAGAAAATACAGACAACACAGATGTACAGGACAGTGACAAAACAGAAAAGCTAGAAAAAATGGATAAGACAAATGATCCGGAAAAGACAGACAAAACAGAAGAACTAAAGAAAACTAACGTGTTAGAAGAGTCAAAAATAATGAGAGAGACGGATGAGGCAGAAGATTTGGAAAAATTCGGAAAGACTGACAAGGCAGAGTCCACAACAGGGGAGCCAAGAAAGGAAGAGAAGCCAAAAGGGGGTGTGGAGAAAGTAAAGACAGAAGACTCGGAGGAAGAAAAAACTGGTGTAGCTGTAGAAGAAAGAAGCAGGCAAACTAAAGATGTATCAGAGGACAAAAGCGGATCTACAGTGGAAGCAATGGAGACAAATGAAGATGAAGAGAAG GAAAGTGCCGACTCAGCAATGACGAATGGACATAGTGAAGAGACGAATGGTGTTGCTAATGGTGATTCTG